One part of the Humulus lupulus chromosome 9, drHumLupu1.1, whole genome shotgun sequence genome encodes these proteins:
- the LOC133800813 gene encoding monolignol oxidoreductase AtBBE-like 13 — protein sequence MAFWMKPSMRVLILSVLLIFLLQSESSLGASDSASTLESFKQCVSLNSDLSVLPLSNVFFAPKDSSFTSILQSSAQNLRYLVPSAPKPEFIFTPLHDSHVQATVICSKQLGLHLRIRSGGHDYEGLSYVSENETPFIVVDLSNLRAVNVDIEDNTAWIQSGATIGEVYYRISQKSKVHGFPAGLCTSLGIGGHITGGAYGSLMRKYGLGVDNVLDAKIVDVHGKILDRDSMGENLFWAIRGGGGASFGIILWWKIKLVPVPEKVSVFTVAKTLEQGATKLLYRWQQVVDKLDENLFVRTIIQTASGGGSGGGDKSQRTIVTAYQGLFLGGADKLMGVMEKSFPELGLTKKDCTEMSWIESVLYIASFPAGTPPEVLLQGKSTFKNYFKAKSDFVREPIPETGLEGLWKRMTEEDSPLTIWTPYGGMMSKVSESETPFPHRNGTVFMIQWLSLWQDEEKDSVKHFDWIRKVYSYMAPYVSKFPREAYVNYRDLDLGMNKKNETNFIESGGFGNRYFKANFDKLVLVKTMIDPDNFFRHEQSIPPLPNSSSQRISLLHVIN from the coding sequence ATGGCGTTTTGGATGAAACCATCCATGAGAGTACTAATACTATCAGTACTACTCATATTTCTTCTTCAATCTGAATCTTCATTGGGAGCTTCAGATTCAGCTTCAACCTTAGAAAGCTTTAAACAATGCGTCTCACTAAACTCAGACCTCTCAGTTCTTCCACTCTCAAATGTCTTCTTCGCCCCAAAAGACTCTTCCTTCACCTCAATACTCCAATCCTCAGCTCAAAATCTTCGTTACCTGGTCCCTTCAGCACCCAAACCAGAGTTTATCTTCACACCCTTGCACGATTCCCACGTGCAAGCCACCGTTATCTGCTCCAAACAACTCGGTCTCCATCTCAGAATACGAAGCGGAGGCCATGACTACGAGGGTCTCTCCTACGTTTCAGAGAACGAAACCCCTTTCATCGTCGTCGACCTCTCAAACCTTCGAGCCGTCAATGTAGACATCGAGGACAACACCGCGTGGATTCAATCCGGCGCCACCATCGGCGAAGTTTACTACAGAATTTCGCAGAAGAGCAAAGTTCATGGCTTCCCGGCTGGGCTTTGCACCAGCTTAGGCATCGGTGGCCACATAACCGGCGGCGCGTACGGGTCGTTGATGAGGAAATACGGCTTGGGAGTTGATAATGTGCTCGACGCTAAAATCGTCGACGTTCACGGAAAAATACTCGATAGAGATTCAATGGGAGAGAACTTGTTTTGGGCCATCCGAGGTGGCGGTGGAGCCAGCTTCGGAATCATTCTTTGGTGGAAGATAAAACTAGTGCCGGTACCGGAAAAAGTGTCGGTTTTTACAGTTGCTAAGACGTTGGAACAAGGAGCAACTAAGTTACTCTATAGGTGGCAACAAGTTGTGGACAAGCTTGACGAAAATCTCTTCGTTAGAACTATTATACAAACAGCAAGCGGCGGCGGAAGTGGCGGCGGCGATAAGAGTCAAAGAACTATAGTCACCGCCTATCAGGGCCTATTTCTCGGCGGCGCAGATAAACTCATGGGAGTCATGGAAAAGAGCTTTCCTGAGTTGGGTTTGACCAAAAAAGACTGTACGGAGATGAGTTGGATTGAGTCTGTTCTTTACATCGCCAGTTTTCCGGCTGGAACACCACCGGAAGTTCTTCTCCAAGGAAAGTCAACTTTCAAGAACTATTTCAAAGCGAAATCGGACTTTGTCAGAGAACCAATACCTGAAACTGGGTTGGAAGGTTTGTGGAAGAGGATGACAGAAGAGGACTCTCCTTTAACGATTTGGACTCCCTATGGTGGAATGATGAGCAAGGTCTCGGAATCGGAAACGCCATTCCCTCATCGAAACGGCACCGTTTTCATGATCCAGTGGCTGTCGTTATGGCAAGACGAAGAGAAAGACTCAGTTAAGCATTTTGATTGGATTAGGAAGGTTTATAGTTACATGGCTCCGTACGTATCAAAGTTTCCAAGGGAGGCTTATGTGAACTATAGAGATCTTGATCTTGGGATGAACAAGAAAAATGAGACGAATTTCATTGAGTCCGGTGGTTTTGGTAATAGGTATTTCAAGGCTAATTTTGATAAGTTGGTACTTGTTAAGACCATGATTGATCCTGATAACTTCTTCAGACATGAACAGAGTATTCCACCTCTTCCAAACTCCTCTTCACAAAGAATTAGTTTGCTTCATGTTATTAATTAA